A window from Pan paniscus chromosome 14, NHGRI_mPanPan1-v2.0_pri, whole genome shotgun sequence encodes these proteins:
- the DHRS12 gene encoding dehydrogenase/reductase SDR family member 12 isoform X2, translating to MSLYRSVVWFAKGLREYTKSGYESACKDFVPHDLEVQVPGRVFLVTGGNSGIGKATALEIAKRGGTVHLVCRDQARAEDARDEIIRESSNQNIFLHIVDLSDPKQIWKFVENFKQEHKLHVLINNAGCMVNKRELTEDGLEKNFAANTLGVYILMTGLIPVLEKEHDPRVITVSSGGMLAQKLNTNDLQSERTPFDGTMVYAQNKEDDGPQQCWVWATLCWQHQDGATQPPPQRIPQISWWQRRAFTACRGLYSKPAETRAT from the exons GAGTGGCTATGAATCTGCATGTAAAGACTTTGTCCCTCATGACTTGGAGGTCCAGGTTCCTGGAAGAGTCTTTTTGGTCACTGGAGGAAACAGCGGCATTGGCAAAGCAACTGCCCTTGAAATCGCCAAGCGAG GTGGCACAGTTCACCTGGTTTGTCGAGATCAAGCCCGAGCAGAAGATGCCAGGGATGAGATCATCCGGGAGAGCAGTAACCAG aacatttttctgCACATTGTGGACTTGTCTGATCCCAAGCAAATCTGGAAATTTGTGGAAAATTTCAAGCAGGAACATAAACTCCATGTTTTG ATCAATAATGCAGGTTGCATGGTCAATAAAAGAGAGCTCACAGAAGATGGACTTGAAAAAAACTTTGCTGCCAATACTCTGG GTGTGTACATTCTCATGACCGGCCTGATCCCTGTGCTGGAGAAAGAACACGACCCCCGAGTG ATAACCGTCTCCTCAGGAGGAATGTTGGCTCAGAAACTGAACACCAATGATCTCCAGTCCGAAAGAACACCATTTGATGGAACTATGGTCTATGCACAAAACAAG GAGGATGATGGGCCTCAGCAATGCTGGGTGTGGGCGACGCTGTGCTGGCAGCACCAGGACGGGGCAACCCAGCCACCCCCTCAACG GATACCACAAATCTCTTGGTGGCAAAGGAGAGCTTTTACTGCTTGCCGTGGACTATATTCTAAACCAGCAGAAACTAGAGCAACCTGA
- the DHRS12 gene encoding dehydrogenase/reductase SDR family member 12 isoform X3 — translation MSLYRSVVWFAKGLREYTKSGYESACKDFVPHDLEVQVPGRVFLVTGGNSGIGKATALEIAKRGGTVHLVCRDQARAEDARDEIIRESSNQNIFLHIVDLSDPKQIWKFVENFKQEHKLHVLINNAGCMVNKRELTEDGLEKNFAANTLGVYILMTGLIPVLEKEHDPRVITVSSGGMLAQKLNTNDLQSERTPFDGTMVYAQNKEDDGPQQCWVWATLCWQHQDGATQPPPQR, via the exons GAGTGGCTATGAATCTGCATGTAAAGACTTTGTCCCTCATGACTTGGAGGTCCAGGTTCCTGGAAGAGTCTTTTTGGTCACTGGAGGAAACAGCGGCATTGGCAAAGCAACTGCCCTTGAAATCGCCAAGCGAG GTGGCACAGTTCACCTGGTTTGTCGAGATCAAGCCCGAGCAGAAGATGCCAGGGATGAGATCATCCGGGAGAGCAGTAACCAG aacatttttctgCACATTGTGGACTTGTCTGATCCCAAGCAAATCTGGAAATTTGTGGAAAATTTCAAGCAGGAACATAAACTCCATGTTTTG ATCAATAATGCAGGTTGCATGGTCAATAAAAGAGAGCTCACAGAAGATGGACTTGAAAAAAACTTTGCTGCCAATACTCTGG GTGTGTACATTCTCATGACCGGCCTGATCCCTGTGCTGGAGAAAGAACACGACCCCCGAGTG ATAACCGTCTCCTCAGGAGGAATGTTGGCTCAGAAACTGAACACCAATGATCTCCAGTCCGAAAGAACACCATTTGATGGAACTATGGTCTATGCACAAAACAAG GAGGATGATGGGCCTCAGCAATGCTGGGTGTGGGCGACGCTGTGCTGGCAGCACCAGGACGGGGCAACCCAGCCACCCCCTCAACG gtga
- the DHRS12 gene encoding dehydrogenase/reductase SDR family member 12 isoform X1, translating to MSLYRSVVWFAKGLREYTKSGYESACKDFVPHDLEVQVPGRVFLVTGGNSGIGKATALEIAKRGGTVHLVCRDQARAEDARDEIIRESSNQNIFLHIVDLSDPKQIWKFVENFKQEHKLHVLINNAGCMVNKRELTEDGLEKNFAANTLGVYILMTGLIPVLEKEHDPRVITVSSGGMLAQKLNTNDLQSERTPFDGTMVYAQNKRQQVVLTERWAQGHLAIHFSSMHPGWADTPGVRQAMPGFHARFRDRLRSEAQGADTVLWLALSSAAAAQPSGRFFQDRKPVSTHLPLARTSSSPAEEEKLIEILEQLAQTFK from the exons GAGTGGCTATGAATCTGCATGTAAAGACTTTGTCCCTCATGACTTGGAGGTCCAGGTTCCTGGAAGAGTCTTTTTGGTCACTGGAGGAAACAGCGGCATTGGCAAAGCAACTGCCCTTGAAATCGCCAAGCGAG GTGGCACAGTTCACCTGGTTTGTCGAGATCAAGCCCGAGCAGAAGATGCCAGGGATGAGATCATCCGGGAGAGCAGTAACCAG aacatttttctgCACATTGTGGACTTGTCTGATCCCAAGCAAATCTGGAAATTTGTGGAAAATTTCAAGCAGGAACATAAACTCCATGTTTTG ATCAATAATGCAGGTTGCATGGTCAATAAAAGAGAGCTCACAGAAGATGGACTTGAAAAAAACTTTGCTGCCAATACTCTGG GTGTGTACATTCTCATGACCGGCCTGATCCCTGTGCTGGAGAAAGAACACGACCCCCGAGTG ATAACCGTCTCCTCAGGAGGAATGTTGGCTCAGAAACTGAACACCAATGATCTCCAGTCCGAAAGAACACCATTTGATGGAACTATGGTCTATGCACAAAACAAG AGGCAGCAAGTGGTTCTGACGGAGCGGTGGGCCCAAGGGCACCTGGCCATCCATTTTTCTTCCATGCATCCTGGCTGGGCCGACACCCCAG GTGTGAGGCAGGCGATGCCGGGGTTCCACGCCAGGTTCAGGGACCGCCTGCGCTCCGAGGCCCAGGGCGCGGACACCGTGCTGTGGCTGGCCCTCTCCTCTGCCGCAGCCGCACAGCCCAGCGGCCGCTTCTTTCAAG ATCGGAAGCCAGTTTCTACACACTTGCCTCTCGCTAGAACGTCCTCCTCACCGGCCGAAGAGGAGAAACTCATTGAAATCCTGGAACAGCTGGCTCAGACATTTAAATAG
- the DHRS12 gene encoding dehydrogenase/reductase SDR family member 12 isoform X6, with the protein MNLHVKTLSLMTWRSRFLEESFWSLEETAALAKQLPLKSPSENIFLHIVDLSDPKQIWKFVENFKQEHKLHVLINNAGCMVNKRELTEDGLEKNFAANTLGVYILMTGLIPVLEKEHDPRVITVSSGGMLAQKLNTNDLQSERTPFDGTMVYAQNKRQQVVLTERWAQGHLAIHFSSMHPGWADTPGVRQAMPGFHARFRDRLRSEAQGADTVLWLALSSAAAAQPSGRFFQDRKPVSTHLPLARTSSSPAEEEKLIEILEQLAQTFK; encoded by the exons ATGAATCTGCATGTAAAGACTTTGTCCCTCATGACTTGGAGGTCCAGGTTCCTGGAAGAGTCTTTTTGGTCACTGGAGGAAACAGCGGCATTGGCAAAGCAACTGCCCTTGAAATCGCCAAGCGAG aacatttttctgCACATTGTGGACTTGTCTGATCCCAAGCAAATCTGGAAATTTGTGGAAAATTTCAAGCAGGAACATAAACTCCATGTTTTG ATCAATAATGCAGGTTGCATGGTCAATAAAAGAGAGCTCACAGAAGATGGACTTGAAAAAAACTTTGCTGCCAATACTCTGG GTGTGTACATTCTCATGACCGGCCTGATCCCTGTGCTGGAGAAAGAACACGACCCCCGAGTG ATAACCGTCTCCTCAGGAGGAATGTTGGCTCAGAAACTGAACACCAATGATCTCCAGTCCGAAAGAACACCATTTGATGGAACTATGGTCTATGCACAAAACAAG AGGCAGCAAGTGGTTCTGACGGAGCGGTGGGCCCAAGGGCACCTGGCCATCCATTTTTCTTCCATGCATCCTGGCTGGGCCGACACCCCAG GTGTGAGGCAGGCGATGCCGGGGTTCCACGCCAGGTTCAGGGACCGCCTGCGCTCCGAGGCCCAGGGCGCGGACACCGTGCTGTGGCTGGCCCTCTCCTCTGCCGCAGCCGCACAGCCCAGCGGCCGCTTCTTTCAAG ATCGGAAGCCAGTTTCTACACACTTGCCTCTCGCTAGAACGTCCTCCTCACCGGCCGAAGAGGAGAAACTCATTGAAATCCTGGAACAGCTGGCTCAGACATTTAAATAG
- the DHRS12 gene encoding dehydrogenase/reductase SDR family member 12 isoform X5, with protein MSLYRSVVWFAKGLREYTKSGYESACKDFVPHDLEVQVPGRVFLVTGGNSGIGKATALEIAKRGGTVHLVCRDQARAEDARDEIIRESSNQNIFLHIVDLSDPKQIWKFVENFKQEHKLHVLINNAGCMVNKRELTEDGLEKNFAANTLGVYILMTGLIPVLEKEHDPRVITVSSGGMLAQKLNTNDLQSERTPFDGTMVYAQNKE; from the exons GAGTGGCTATGAATCTGCATGTAAAGACTTTGTCCCTCATGACTTGGAGGTCCAGGTTCCTGGAAGAGTCTTTTTGGTCACTGGAGGAAACAGCGGCATTGGCAAAGCAACTGCCCTTGAAATCGCCAAGCGAG GTGGCACAGTTCACCTGGTTTGTCGAGATCAAGCCCGAGCAGAAGATGCCAGGGATGAGATCATCCGGGAGAGCAGTAACCAG aacatttttctgCACATTGTGGACTTGTCTGATCCCAAGCAAATCTGGAAATTTGTGGAAAATTTCAAGCAGGAACATAAACTCCATGTTTTG ATCAATAATGCAGGTTGCATGGTCAATAAAAGAGAGCTCACAGAAGATGGACTTGAAAAAAACTTTGCTGCCAATACTCTGG GTGTGTACATTCTCATGACCGGCCTGATCCCTGTGCTGGAGAAAGAACACGACCCCCGAGTG ATAACCGTCTCCTCAGGAGGAATGTTGGCTCAGAAACTGAACACCAATGATCTCCAGTCCGAAAGAACACCATTTGATGGAACTATGGTCTATGCACAAAACAAG GAATGA
- the DHRS12 gene encoding dehydrogenase/reductase SDR family member 12 isoform X4, protein MSLYRSVVWFAKGLREYTKSGYESACKDFVPHDLEVQVPGRVFLVTGGNSGIGKATALEIAKRGGTVHLVCRDQARAEDARDEIIRESSNQNIFLHIVDLSDPKQIWKFVENFKQEHKLHVLINNAGCMVNKRELTEDGLEKNFAANTLGVYILMTGLIPVLEKEHDPRVITVSSGGMLAQKLNTNDLQSERTPFDGTMVYAQNKGAHIVCKAASTLRLPCRYCVPSEGGPV, encoded by the exons GAGTGGCTATGAATCTGCATGTAAAGACTTTGTCCCTCATGACTTGGAGGTCCAGGTTCCTGGAAGAGTCTTTTTGGTCACTGGAGGAAACAGCGGCATTGGCAAAGCAACTGCCCTTGAAATCGCCAAGCGAG GTGGCACAGTTCACCTGGTTTGTCGAGATCAAGCCCGAGCAGAAGATGCCAGGGATGAGATCATCCGGGAGAGCAGTAACCAG aacatttttctgCACATTGTGGACTTGTCTGATCCCAAGCAAATCTGGAAATTTGTGGAAAATTTCAAGCAGGAACATAAACTCCATGTTTTG ATCAATAATGCAGGTTGCATGGTCAATAAAAGAGAGCTCACAGAAGATGGACTTGAAAAAAACTTTGCTGCCAATACTCTGG GTGTGTACATTCTCATGACCGGCCTGATCCCTGTGCTGGAGAAAGAACACGACCCCCGAGTG ATAACCGTCTCCTCAGGAGGAATGTTGGCTCAGAAACTGAACACCAATGATCTCCAGTCCGAAAGAACACCATTTGATGGAACTATGGTCTATGCACAAAACAAG GGCGCCCACATTGTCTGTAAGGCTGCCAGCACCCTCCGCCTTCCTTGTCGGTACTGTGTGCCTTCCGAAGGTGGCCCTGTCTGA